Part of the Xiphophorus couchianus chromosome 8, X_couchianus-1.0, whole genome shotgun sequence genome is shown below.
AGAAAGGCTAATTTTCATCTGTAGCCCCCTAATctgctgattaaaaaatacagttaacaTGCATAGCAAACATACGTGACTTATGATTTACAGTAagcatttacaataaaattaaaacaagtcaCATCCgtaagaagaaaacattattttatttaaaaattattcaaggTACAATTTAGATTATCTAGTAATAAGTGCTTAAGTAAAACGGTTAAACTTTCTTGACGAGGATTTCAGTATaattcaggttaaaaaaaacaacgtagttgtcattaaaaagttatttttcggggcgtgctgtggtggcgcaggggtttagcacgccccacgtttggaggccttagtcctcgacgcagacgtcgcgggttcgactcccgatcccgacgacctttaccgcatgtcttcccccctctcctcaccctccttcctgtctgcctactgtagaaaaaatacgagccactagcgccgcaaaaactcttcggagaaaaaaaaaaaagttatttttcttcatccatgcattcattcATCCCTCAGTGGATTCATTCATccttcagaaattattttactttatatcaACTAACTTTCTTTTATAGTCTAACTTCAGAATCTGGTTTTCCAGAACAAAACTGCTCTGAGGAATATCCACTCACTTTTTGTCGCTCTGCAGGAAGACTACGACAGGCTGCTGACCAAGTACGCGGAGGCGGAGAACACCATCGATCGTCTCCGTCTGGACGCAAAGGTACTTCATCTCCTAGTCTGAagtcatttttcatatttgaacctttgtgttttctcaggAAAGCATCGCTTAGTAACGATGCCTTTGTGATTTATCATTGATCCcacttttaaaacaatgacTGCAGTCTCGTTTCCCAAAATTGCTTTTAGATTGAAGATTAGATGAAAGATTTTAgattgaaattaaaaagaaaaatgaaatccagctgcctttgtttattttatttgaccacTGTGCAGCTCAGCGAAATAATGCGTCCAGTTTTATTCTTGTTCCAAGATGGCGTCTTAACCACAGGGGGTCAGCTGAATGCAAACACATCACAGGTGAACATTATGGTACTTTGTTGAAGGATTGCatctttttaaagttacatCCAACTTTTTATTggtgaaaaacaagttattttgtCAGAAAGGTGTGTTAAGTACAAGCTGAAACATTATGTCCTATAAAACAATcccactttttcattttaatttatgtaaaaggAAAATTCAGTTCAGCTCAATtcaaatacactgcaaaaacacaaaatcttaccaagtatttttggtctaatttctattGCAGATATCTTACtactcttgaaataagagaaaactaaagcCCAATGACTCCTCAACAAGAAATATgggcttattttaagtcaataatttattggtattgatggaaaagttaactaaaaacactgaaataatctgccagtggaacaactAGTTTTCTGCAATTTAAGGAATTATctactttaaacaagctcatatttcttgctgaaaagtttaagTAAATTTTGTCTCAATTCAAGAATATTAAAAGATATTTCctctagaaactaaaccaaaactacttattttgtgttttttgcagcgCGTACTTTATTTACCCCAAAAGGAAATCAAATGTTGCAACTCAGATCATCCGAATATCTTCTAAGAGAATccccagtagcagtcagtcatGCAGTGAATCTGGAGAggtctctgactgaagactgttgttgttcgtgacatgctaacagctcaacaATCTGGCAGCAGAGATTACGTCCCACAATAACATGCCCTGGATGACACCAGGCCCTGCTAACCCacctcttttgcttttgctgctcctctgtaAATCCGTCTGGCTGTGTGGTTAGAAAGCCGGGGGAAGAtttggggtcatagttcaggtatcatttgagcttttgagatgctaatcagatGTAAAAATAACTGCTTGTTACCATCATAAAAAACACCTGGAAgtaaaagagcaaaaatctctccagatttttttttctgtgagtCTTAAAAGgtcaataaatgaataaaagttcAGCATTTATTGACCAAAGTGACTTTAGATGTGCGTAGACTTTAATCTCCTAATATCAtgtaattattatattattataatttctgCCTGTAGCCATTTGactttctattaaataagaaattattattattgatatttaacACTTTAGATGGAGTAGCTTGTCAACAAAGAAGCAATTTCCCATTGGGGATCAATGaaatctattctattctaattaaaaataaaaaaatcttggcCTGACATTCTGTCGTaaagttgacctgaattcaaaggtCAAAATAAGCTAGACAACAAGATGGCAGCTTtggtgaaaaatattcagatttttcaaaattcaatattcaaaaaaacaaaaactcaattAATCAGTAAAAATTGATTAATCGCCCAATCCTACCTCGTGGTCCTGCAGTTGGTGCAACCTTTACTTTAACATGCAGTTTCTGGagataaaatgtgtaaatgagCCAAATTGTGAAGTAGAATTAGATATTTGGAAGCAGgtgatttataatttttctgttgtttttttttccgtgCAGGTGAACCTGGACTCCGAGCCTCCAAAGGCCGGTCACGCCGTGCCTGCTGGGCTGAACCAGAAGGCTTCATACCCCTTCAAGATGGATTTATTTCATCCTCACAGAGCTGTGACCTGCTCTCCTGGACGAGCTACTCGTCAGGGTAAGGCCGTCGTCTGCTGCCTTTTTCTAATCTGATTCCTTTTTTACAAACGGAACTGAAGGAATGTGTTTCTGTAACCAGCCTGTTTGTTGAACAGAAAAGTTAGACGCCTCTTCGCCATCCAACTTCGGACAACAACTCTCTAATATCCTCTTCACTCAGTCTGAGAAGTTCCTTCAGCAGgtaacaaaaaactaaaacaaaaacaaagttctaCCAACAggacttaaaaatgtaaatttagatTTGTTTCTCAGGTGCAAACTTTTGAGGATCTCCTTAAGAAGGATAAACTCGCATCCTTAGAAGAATTAAAGGTGAGAGCAAACCAAGCTTTGATCAGTAATCTGTTTGGGCTGCCGTTTTCCAACTTGAGCCGTTTCTCTCCAGCGCGGCGTTTCTCAGCTCTACGAGGGGCTGAACTCTCTAGAAAGAGGATACCTTCTGGCTCGAGATGAGCACAAACTCCTGCAGCAGAGAGAACTGGAAACCCGACATTTTGACCCCGAACGGTGAGCAGGAGAGCCACACAGAGgtttaataatcaattattctgacgattaatcgaatgaaaaaaacaaaggggcacattctgcagatttaacCATAAAATATTAGAGATGTAATTAAGCAAAACTTTGTAACTTTGTACAGTTGTGGCTCAGTTACTGCTCCGAATATGTTGTCCGTTTACTTCAGTTAAgcattaatcaattactaaattagttgacgattatttcaatatttgattaatcacgattaattgtttcagccctaaaagCTGTTTTCCAGTTCCTTGGCATTCGGTGTGTTTCACAgagttttttttgctgtgttttaggAACCTGGAGAGCCTGATCTTTCAGTGCGGGGTGCGgatggaggagctgaaggagcAGATGGAGCAGATTCAGCAAGATCAGCTTAAGCATCAGGAACCGATTCAGCTGGAGTTGATTGAGCATCAGAAACCGATTCAGCAAGAGCAGCTTGAGCAGGATCAGATTCAGCAGGAGAAGATTCAGCAGCAAGAGCCGATTCAGCAGGAGTTGATTCAGCAAGAGCCGATTCAGCAGAAGCGGATTCAGCAGGAGGTTCAGCAGCACAAAGCTGTTGCTTCTTGTCGTTCTTCACCTCCTCTGACCTCCTCATCTGGTCCGTCTGAAGGAGAAATAACCCAGACTCAACCGCAGGTTgcaacactttcttttttctgtcttttaacgGTTCGCATCTCTGAACAcaacagaaaatctaaaaaatgttttttaagttgAATACGTATTTCCTGTGTAATTTGGAGTAGGAAGGTCACATTCAGTAATAAATTTCAGACCCTTCtagggattttatttatttatttcagctgttaTTATGCAAAAAGTATTCAACCAAAATAGGGCTGCAGCTCactattattttagtaaacaattattctgacaattaattgatttttcctgacgattaatcaattaaacataaagaattggcattttaaaaatagaaaatgcaaatagacAAATGATccagttctttttaaaataagaaataaacattttattgcctaaaatataacaacaacATTTCTTGTGATCATTTGTATCAAACGATAAATTTGCAGCTAAAAGATCCTGAGTAATCCATCAGTACAGTGTTGggctaatttttaaaaattatttattctatttacCAATTTGTACTTAGAGGCAGAAAGTGTCTAAcgagattttttttaagaatatgaTCCGAATTCAATCTACCAATTGAATTTTGTGTGAAACATACTTACAAAGTTTCTAatattgtaaatgtaaaatgtatatattgttataaaGTTTTGGTGAAACTACTGCCCTGAATATGTTGCTCtttcagtaacatttttgtgagccagcagttaacgattaattgattactaaattagttgacgattatttcagcattaatcgtgattaatctcattaattgtttcagccctaaaccAGAATTTAGCACACAGTTTTGTGTGTTAACTCAAACTATAATCACGGTTTCTAAGCAATTTTAAGAATACTTTTCAAATGTGcgctattgtttttttcccacacattGATTtgaataatcaaaattaatctTGGTAACCCTGATTATATTTAACATAATCATTTCCCATAAATTTAAGCTACTTTAGTATCTTGTGTTAATAAAGGAGTATGGAGGTTAAATCCAGaagaaagtcttaaatttctacatgaaaaccataaatatttttatgttatgtaTAATTCTGACcatagttttttttcaattaaataaaaatgtttaaaataaatgtcattaaaaaatgaaGGCGTTCATGTGTTTGATAAACCGCCCTCCTCTCCTTTCAGAGTCCGTCTGAGCCTTCCCAGActgattctggttctgcagcAGAGCTGGAGATAAACTCCGCCTGTAAAaggagtgaggaagaggaagatgtgGCTGAAGACCTCATGTCTCACTACTTAAGATCTTTGACTAGAAGGGGCAAACGTGATGAATTTGACCCAGCTGACTCGCTGGATTAGTAAGTGGAGTTTTGCTGATTTAAGCGTCTTGTTCTGTTTCTAAACATTCCcagaaaatcaaaatgaccAGATCTGATGATCGGTagccatttttaatgtaaatggAGAATAAAAAAGAATCTTTTTTCCACTCCTTCAGCATgtttactttgttgtttttatttatttttactgtgattAGCTGCCAAACAATGAGGGAGTGTTTCATAGTTCCCAAAGCTGCGTCCTCTCTTCCTTCAAACTCGCCTCTAAAACACGGAGGTGAGAAAGAAGAGCAGAAAGGTTGGAGAAATGGAAACGGCGAAGTCCAGGAAACTTTTTCACAGAGGTGAGTCGAGGTTAAATCACGACTGACTGTTCTGCTGATTCTGAGCTGATGTCTGTGTCAAATTGgaaggggacctattatgcaaaattcacatttttaatgtttttatgcttccatttgggtctcaactgcttctgaaaacCAGAAACCAAAGTTTTTCAGTATCTGAAGAACGAggcgtttcaaaaacctcctgattgcTAAGGCATGGagccgttgcctagcaacccaagcagagctccggcacgtttggtcagctggttttacaatggttgtacaatggctgctggaaaagacaagtgttttgtcttttcaatcAGAACCCATCCACTGAATaaatgcttagaacagataaatgtgtggatgtgccaaaactttctctacctgaacagaaacaaaaccgaagttattatctttggacctataGAGGAACGATATAGAGTtgtagatctagagttatagatctagagtcaatgtacaccttcagttattacaactaaaaccagcgatcaacctgggagtagtgatggactctgacctgacccttcagagccacataaagacagttacaaagtcagccttctatcacctgaagaacatttccaggattagactacttaaagtccctacacctgtagctcaaagaatagactttaaaatactgttgttagtttataaatcactgaacagctcagcatcacaatacattaaagatctgctgttgttgtatcaaccttcagacctctcaggttctggtctactctgcatccccagaaccagaaccaaatgaagAGAAGCatcattcagcttctatgcaccacaaatctggagcaaacttccagaaaactgtaaaacaactaaaacactgagtgcctttaaatctcgactaaaaacccagctgtttagaATTGCAtctgaaatgtaatcaaataCTAATTTAACGATGGCACTTGAcctaatgtcatgttttgagtGTTgcatgacttttatttttgtgtttttatgatgtaaagcactttgacatgccttgctgctgaaatgagctacacaaataaaatttgattgattgattgattgattgctgTTGACTCAACATCCAGAAgccacttgctgcatttttgttggttgtgcaggaggccccacttctgcttttcaaagatgtgcgATTGTATAAATGCAAATCTGTTGGCAGTAATTTTCACCTGTGactgtaaacgttgagttgggggggcgtggccagcagcagcttatctggatttaaagtgacagagactCTAAAACGCCTGAAATCTCATTAATACAAATGATTTTgatcaaaaatgtaatgaacattttTTGTATCATAACTTGCTATGGGGCAGATAATAAGTTGaaaggggtgtgaatatttttgaaaagcgtttttaacatttttatttttgaggttTAGATAATTTTACCCACTAAcctgtttctgcagcagaaaagtGCAATCGGACGTCTTCTCTGTGTGGCGCACTAAGACCAGCCTTCCCTCACGCTGCCCCCCCTCCACGCCGCCTGCTGCTTCGGCCCGCAGCAGGAAACGTTTGGAGCGGAGCACCAGCCTGAGCAGCGCCTGCAGCCTGGCGGACGGAGCGCCAGAATGGAGGAGCTGCAAGGTCCAGGCAGGAAGCAGGAGGGTCTCGTCTCAGGTCAGCGCTGACTGGCGCAGGGGGTGACCTTCCTGTTACCAGCAGATCTTCAATCAGTTTAATCTGCTGCATCAAACAAACACGTATTAATTCATACAACAATAGATGTTCATGATCATTTAAAGGTTTGAAATGATCTGGATTTTAACATTTACTAAAACAATCCAGTCTAAAGATTGAGAACCACTAAATCACATGATGTGTAAGACATGCTGCTGGATCTTTCAGTTGCTTAGTGCACtaagatataaacatttttaaatcagtttgagAACTTAGTTTTACTCATTGGACGTCAACCCAAGTGGGATTtgattttacttaatttttattGGTATTGATTTTATCTGTCtgtcattttatgtgttttatttttcttcatcttattaatttattactgATGTCCAGCACTTTGTTTCAGCTCTGGCTCAAGTTGAAGCGCTTTATAAATATACAAGTTGATGAggatcaaaaataaataaatgaaatgtaactagttactacccagtGTCATgtcaacagaaatgttttctctgttttcattgcTCAGGATCGAATCTCCCCAGAGACGGACAGCGGGTTCATGGGCTCCGAGAGCAGCCATCAGATTCCTGCTGCAGTTTCACTCCGCTACCACCAGACGGCGACAGAGAGGTGGGACGCCCTGATCCACTTCTGATACCGATATTTGGGGTTTAGTATCGGTTgataccgatccgatacagaaaacgtttttctttttaaaaaacagaccTTAATGAACTGAAttggaaatttattttataactcaGCGcacttaaatacacaaaaaaattcagaagtttGGTAAACGTCAGTGGAATTAGGAGAATAACAGCCGATGTAAAGTACATactaaagaaactaaaacaataatttggtcaaacatgtaaaaataaactgtaacaaaCCCTTTTTTCAGAAAGTGTAGTTgggaattataaatataatttaaattaagtATGTcataaagcatagaattagactgaatagatccgCCCTTATGGATCAGAAACATTGTCACTgatctagatttttttcaatatcaggacctatataaatataaatttcagaTCGATGCATCTCATTcattgtatttctgtttctcctggacgtttgtttctgtttgtttgaatctattaatttgtttctgcagcatGTCGGCGTCTCAGGACAGAAGCCCAAACAGGCCCCTGTCTGCCTACCAGCTGGATGCGGGGCCCGGAGACGGCATCGAGCTGGGGCTCcgtcagaggaggaggagcaggcaGAGGAGGCGCACCTTCTCCCCCCAGAGCTTCATCAGCCAGAGGAAACAGGCCAGAGCCGACGTCAGGCCCTCTGACCTCTGGACGCTCTTACACTCGAGCACAAACAACGGTAAAAATCTACTTAATGTGAACACATCAGGTTTTTATCTCGGATTATCGCTTGGTAGAGCATAACTCAGAGTATTGagaaaatgtacatatttttctaaaatattctaaagaacAGCAATGCTACCTGACATGTTTACAAAGCAACCAATCCAGGAGCTCCATGTATCGTCCTTGGAGCTGATtggatgaaaataaagaagCCTGTGACTATATTTGGTGTTTGGACttttaaaataggaaatattaagcatttttagagagtgaagtatttgcagattttagttACTCAGAAGCAGCTGCATACCAACGATCCAGTACAgctataattatttttcacattacgctacattttataaacatattgacCCAACAGTaaacaaaactcaaattaaatgtaaaaaatacactatttattacaataaaaaccaaaatgtgaACACTTTTTAAGCATGAAAAAGTAATAGTAATCTGTGAATGTGCGTCAAAATCAGACTTTATCTCCCAAACTTATATATTTACATTAGTTACTGAATACTTAGCTTTCATACTGCACTTAACCcaaatgtttattcatttttatatttaaatatatgtgtTTGAGTTTGGTAAATAAATTTAGAGTCTTAAGTGTATTTCTTGAACTTCATCAGGGCTTAACACATGCTGACAAAATTATGTAAACTGATTAAAGTGACAAACTTGTGTCATGATATTTTGGCTAACTTAATagtgcttaaaaaaacccctcaaataaaaccaaatatttttaaaagtataaaaacaaaacatagtgACTAGCTTCAGTATTTTCCAGCTGTGTTCAGtcatttctgtctctctctctcagctcACTCGGCCTCTGAAGAGCAGCAGAGCGTCCGCTCCGCCGGCGGCTCGCTCTCCAGCTCCCCGCCGGCCGCCTGCCATCGCCATGGCGACCCCCCCAGAGCGCGGAGCTCCAGCCAGGGGGCAGGGGGGAGCCCCATGTGAGTGTGTGGAACTGCAGTTGCCACGGCGACGGCCGAGTAAACAGGGCCGAGTTGGTGCCGACTCCACTCTGTTCGGGTCGCCCTAAACGAGCTCTGGTTGTTataatttaacagatttttagcTAAATGAGTTACAGAAACatctaatttccctttggggtcAGTGCAGTGGTTTTGAGCTGAGCTGAATTGGTTCCAGTATCAGAGTTTGTTTGGTAACAAACGAATGAAAGCCTAAATTTGGGGGAAAGAACaacattatttacatttgaaaccATATATTTACTTACCCCTAATAAAATGACGGGCATATTTTTTTCCTCGCTGTCTGAAGTTTAAATCCGACtgaacttttcttgttttaggtcaaagtcaccaaaattatttacatttgctaAACTTAGagagaatttgtgtttttatctaaagtggtgaaaacttaccttgaaaatgtttgaattttactgttagaaaagtaaaataattcatGCTCATAGCTCAGCATGAATGataataatagattttatttaggtaaaTAAACTGAGCCTGAGGATAAAAAAGCtgggattatttttcttctttatatgGTTTAAAAACATTCTAGCTTTCCAGTTCCTACAAAGATCTAgaggaaaaacactgaaaagtttTAGGTGGatgtttaaagtaatttaaaataatgtgtgtATACTTTGCTGCtgattattttggtaaaaataaaagcatatctatataagaaaacaaatcagttttattgatcTTATGTAATTTCTCCAAACTGAATTCTTGGTTTTCATTTCACCATAAACGctgacattttcagaaacaaaactaattaaatttatCACTCTGTGTTTAAATCAAAGTGCTGGAATAAATATTCCGGTTTATGGAGGCGTTCTGTTTAATCctatttaattttctgtattttattgcagAATCTGCTGCTTTTCAGTGAGATTACTAATAGGAGGTACAATCTGTTGTTCACTGCATGGTGTGGTGCTGCATGTTTGTGGGATTTGACTGGCAATATTCCCAGTAAAGCAGCTTTTCTTACTGGTTTGCTGTGTAAAACTAAACCCAGGCTTCCAGGTAAACATGTATCTTATGATCCTGAATCACCCGCCTgtctttctgctctgcagtgacgCGTTCCTGACGCTGCAAGCCGAAGTTAACCTACTGAAGGAGAAACTGGAAATTTCTCAGTGGAACGAGGAACTGCTGAGCTCGGCGAAAAACGAGAAGCCGCTGGGCAATGCGACAATTTCGAGAAACTTCTGCCGCCGCTCCTCCTCGTCTCCCATCAGGTCAGATTTTATCCTCCAGCCGCACTTAGTCCCAAGTCTGCAGACGCCTCATTGAAACGATAACTGagaacacactgcaaaaacacaaaatgttaccaagcaGTTCTGATCTACTTTCTCCTGAAAATACCGTacaacacttgaaataagacaaaactaacttagaaataacttttcagcaagaaatacgagcttgttttaagtcaataattccttaatattgatgagaaactgcagattatttcactgggTGGGCAATATTGCAAAATACTTtatcacaatatatttttgaaatatctcGATAATATCACAGAAGATGTTCCACATTTTCTGcttcgtttttttcttttttcagggtGTGGAGgaattattttatgaatatatttatttgtataaatatatttactttttaataatttttatcaataatttttttttaacaatataatttttatttattttttgctttcccTTATACAGTcactacataaaaaatattcatatgtaCAGGTTATGgtcataaaattagaatatagTGAAAAAGGTTGATTTATGTCAGTAAATCcataaacttgtttattatattcattcattacacacactgataaaaaacatttaaacacatcaGTATTATTATGAATAATATGGTGTGGCCCAGATATcaagtgaaataacctgccagtggaactagaactgggttgctaggcaacaggctGGGCTtgtctggggttgctaggtaacggcagtGGAATATTCcaccaatggaactagaactttttcaacaatattaagacattatttacttaaatcaaactcttgtttcttgctgaaaagtcccctgtaagttatttttgtcttatttcaagtttacttagatatttgtactagaaactggaccaaaatacttggtgagattttgtgtttttgcagtgcagggtAAATCTAAGACTGGGTGatataatggaaaaataaaatttagtgtTTTCATGTTGgaattgattttatattttatttttttctgactttcttttcttaaaatgacagaaaatattttcaaaagtgaattttatttcagtcatcccTCCTGTGATTTGTACAACAAAGTATTAGAACCAAACCACAATAATTTTAGTTCAGTTTCAAGAttatagtcataatattagtaGTATAAAGACATCATTTTACAAGAAGAATGTCTTAAATTATGagataaaagttgttttaattagGAAAAAGCTTCTCGTTGTCAAGTCTTGTTTCAAAGTtctgctactgataataatttgatgctgatgtgttagAAAAACACTGTAGATCCTCGTTTGGTCATTTTGGAGAAACTAGAGCAACAAACATTGacccaaaacaaatcttaccTCTCATAGAAGAAAACAATCAACCCACGTAGCTGTAGACACATCAATTTTCTACAagaattttgttcattttaattaaatcaaaatttagtttattattgagcagctaaaataaaataaggcaCCAGAAGTTTGTTTAAAAGTAACCTTTTAGTGGCCCTGAATGTTTTCAGCTTAACGGAGAGACGTTTGGACTCCTCTGATCTAAATGATTCAAACTCCCTCTGAGTGAAACAAGAACTAAAAACatgttggaaaatattttttttcagtttttaaagttattttctcgTCTGTTTGTCAGATCTGTGGAGTTTTGCAGTGACATCAGTCTGGAGAGGAGATTAGTTCAGACCTTCGATGACATCGAACCTGAGACGCTCGCCTCTCATCGAACCAGAGAGATGAGAGGCGCCGCTgcaccaaaacaacaacaaaatctctTCTGTGAGTTTACCAA
Proteins encoded:
- the akna gene encoding AT-hook-containing transcription factor isoform X3 — its product is MDRRKNRSGVLQWTPSPIPESPSSTLTSDDSWEKDNNNNEEEEDDFFREMNEDGIIGLSEALEEWELGNPCGDPCSPEDTVPSGGNKDSSLKSSGDDLQPRPAPTENPEPNGLVSKSTVTSSFSPHLYMSTEEELTAASGIEAEMFPDTETESYCSSSSVGSSLPRLDLKLRGSPQPAVAISEQVVLENIPSEGSEKQKAGLPPEALKSRTCSLGGAKNGSPEARGCDRNMKAAGARSRPAGMDELRRALVSHQTPNFSKVEPRIHFPKRGYKPPKGRKSLERATMSPQPPFVFKSPADIVEEVLFNSDGSSYSSDTNTPTKAPNSTVPPDFRCRQQATTLLQQLQEDYDRLLTKYAEAENTIDRLRLDAKVNLDSEPPKAGHAVPAGLNQKASYPFKMDLFHPHRAVTCSPGRATRQEKLDASSPSNFGQQLSNILFTQSEKFLQQVQTFEDLLKKDKLASLEELKRGVSQLYEGLNSLERGYLLARDEHKLLQQRELETRHFDPERNLESLIFQCGVRMEELKEQMEQIQQDQLKHQEPIQLELIEHQKPIQQEQLEQDQIQQEKIQQQEPIQQELIQQEPIQQKRIQQEVQQHKAVASCRSSPPLTSSSGPSEGEITQTQPQSPSEPSQTDSGSAAELEINSACKRSEEEEDVAEDLMSHYLRSLTRRGKRDEFDPADSLDYCQTMRECFIVPKAASSLPSNSPLKHGGEKEEQKGWRNGNGEVQETFSQSRKVQSDVFSVWRTKTSLPSRCPPSTPPAASARSRKRLERSTSLSSACSLADGAPEWRSCKVQAGSRRVSSQDRISPETDSGFMGSESSHQIPAAVSLRYHQTATESMSASQDRSPNRPLSAYQLDAGPGDGIELGLRQRRRSRQRRRTFSPQSFISQRKQARADVRPSDLWTLLHSSTNNAHSASEEQQSVRSAGGSLSSSPPAACHRHGDPPRARSSSQGAGGSPIDAFLTLQAEVNLLKEKLEISQWNEELLSSAKNEKPLGNATISRNFCRRSSSSPIRSVEFCSDISLERRLVQTFDDIEPETLASHRTREMRGAAAPKQQQNLFFRGSEPEQLQSQVSRFTPTSLAPHNVSSDVRSRNTQTWMSSALEAADGPDSTDQSPLCPQCLSILRQPAERPLGGSKEPSDPPCWCRCPICGLLKMHICTDSDCYRYFPSSHINNQPSSSERVPTRRFSAAAVSPSPLNHVPLYSQQLLLPSKTRYSSPDMSPGRSSGLRRPRERKSRRRRSHSVEGQASLDGSLERAIRAARRMKHTSGHMARSLASGLVSHKLLTQSCYY